The Dasypus novemcinctus isolate mDasNov1 chromosome 2, mDasNov1.1.hap2, whole genome shotgun sequence genome includes a region encoding these proteins:
- the LYSMD3 gene encoding lysM and putative peptidoglycan-binding domain-containing protein 3 — protein MAGRKQNFSFPLPGIQLSGQVHAFGNCTDNDMKEEDAEMYELRSRGREKVRRSTSRDRLDDIIVLTKDIQEGDTLNAIALQYCCTVADIKRVNNLISDQDFFALRCIKIPVKKFSSLTETLYPPKGRQASRPSPVQYAPEQEVLSTECLSSSESAGSFLKEVDRDIEQIVKCTDTKRENLNEVVSALTAQQIRFEPDNKNTHRKDPYYGADWGIGWWTAVVIMLIVGIITPVFYLLYYEILAKVDVSHHSTVDSSHLHSGITPPSQQREVENGIVPTKEINFGQQDDHKLYSQESQSPATQHKA, from the exons atggcagggaggaagcagaaTTTTAGCTTTCCTCTTCCAGGGATTCAGTTGAGTGGACAAGTACATGCATTCGGAAATTGTACAGACAATGATATGAAAGAGGAGGATGCTGAAATGTATGAGCTTCGAtccagaggaagagaaaaggtcCGAAGAAGTACGTCAAGAGATAGACTTGATGACATTATAGTATTAACAAAAGATATACAGGAAGGAGATACTTTAAATGCAATAGCACTTCAGTATTGTTGTACG gtagCAGATATCAAGAGGGTTAACAACCTCATCAGCGATCAAGACTTTTTTGCCCTTAGATGTATAAAAATTCCAGTAAAAAAGTTTAGTTCCTTGACTGAAACACTTTATCCTCCAAAAGGAAGACAGGCTTCACGGCCTTCACCTGTTCAATATGCTCCAGAACAGGAAGTTTTGTCAACTGAATGTCTGTCTTCCAGTGAGTCAGCTGGTAGCTTTTTAAAAGAAGTAGACCGAGACATAGAACAAATAGTAAAATGTACAGACACCAAAAGAGAGAACCTTAACGAAGTGGTGTCTGCCTTAACAGCACAACAGATACGTTTTGAACCTGATAACAAAAACACTCACCGGAAGGATCCCTATTATGGAGCAGACTGGGGAATAGGTTGGTGGACAGCTGTAGTAATAATGTTGATAGTTGGTATAATAACGCCAGTATTTTATTTGCTGTATTATGAAATTTTAGCTAAAGTGGATGTTAGTCACCATTCAACGGTGGATTCTTCACATTTGCATTCAGGAATCACACCCCCATCACAGCAGAGAGAAGTGGAAAATGGAATTGTTCCAACTAAAGAAATAAACTTTGGCCAACAAGATGATCATAAATTATATAGTCAAGAATCTCAGTCACCTGCTACTCAACATAAAGCTTAG